The proteins below come from a single Rhodococcus sp. WMMA185 genomic window:
- a CDS encoding O-acetyl-ADP-ribose deacetylase, translating into MTVIEIAHGDITRQRVDAIVNTANSSLLGGDGVAGAIHQGGGPAILEACRTLRATSLPDGLAEGAAVATTAGELHATWVIHTVGPRYSSSEDRSEVLQSCYRRSLAIADELGAETVALPLISSGRWPKRDAVTQAVAAIRAARTNVRVVKFVVYDRAVADLLRRAVDLFRPFTPSVEGRPAVGPLSERRDAPSTALTVDQTEDDEDDPGLPPALMALIHLDPGGHGLLTAHEVATVCGHDRDAVLEYLKITQEREIEWRKSAETAIGEGDLEEADACEYELRAWARTYQSLRSALRVIALPDATRAAAKQSPAP; encoded by the coding sequence ATGACCGTCATCGAAATCGCACACGGTGACATCACCCGGCAGAGGGTGGACGCCATCGTCAACACCGCCAACTCGTCGCTACTCGGCGGCGATGGGGTGGCCGGCGCAATCCACCAAGGTGGGGGACCGGCGATCCTCGAGGCGTGCCGGACCCTTCGGGCCACGTCGTTGCCTGACGGGCTCGCCGAGGGCGCAGCCGTTGCGACGACGGCGGGAGAGCTGCATGCGACGTGGGTGATCCATACTGTCGGGCCACGGTATTCGTCGAGCGAGGACCGCAGCGAGGTGCTGCAGTCGTGCTACCGGCGCAGCCTCGCTATCGCCGACGAACTCGGCGCCGAGACGGTCGCGCTCCCGCTCATCTCTTCGGGCAGGTGGCCGAAGAGGGACGCCGTGACGCAGGCCGTCGCCGCCATTCGGGCCGCGCGGACGAACGTCCGCGTCGTGAAATTCGTCGTGTACGACCGTGCAGTTGCCGATCTCCTGCGCCGCGCGGTCGACCTGTTCAGGCCGTTCACGCCCTCGGTCGAGGGCCGGCCCGCCGTCGGCCCGCTCAGCGAGCGACGCGACGCGCCATCGACCGCGCTGACAGTCGACCAGACCGAGGACGATGAGGACGATCCGGGCCTCCCGCCGGCCCTGATGGCACTGATCCACCTCGATCCGGGCGGGCACGGATTGCTCACTGCGCACGAGGTCGCGACGGTGTGTGGCCATGACCGGGACGCAGTCCTCGAGTATTTGAAGATCACGCAGGAACGAGAGATTGAGTGGCGGAAGTCCGCGGAAACAGCAATCGGTGAGGGTGATTTGGAGGAAGCCGATGCGTGTGAGTACGAGTTGCGGGCCTGGGCGCGGACGTATCAATCGCTGCGGTCGGCACTGCGGGTGATCGCCCTACCTGATGCCACACGGGCCGCGGCCAAGCAATCACCGGCGCCGTGA
- a CDS encoding O-acetyl-ADP-ribose deacetylase has protein sequence MTVIEIVRGDITRQRVDAIVNAANSSLLDGGGGVDGVIQRRGGPAILEECRTLRTTTLPNGLAEGAAVATTAGELPAKWVIHTVGPRYSRQEDRSEVLQSCYRRSLAVADKLGAETVAFPLISSGTFRWPKGDAVTQAVAAVRAARTNVRVVKFVAYDREVADLLHRAVGRFSVRNPNVGNRAPDSPLRNRDDVPSSTPTYAGSRDDAEDENEQDFPPALSTLVHLDSEGYGSLTAHEVASVCGHDRDAVLDYLQITKEQEIVWLESAETARGKGDSEEADVCEIEARAWAQTYESLRSALWLIVLPDVTREAPVAAKHSPTSRLLPRMRPE, from the coding sequence ATGACCGTCATCGAAATCGTGCGCGGTGACATCACCCGGCAGAGGGTGGACGCGATCGTCAACGCCGCTAACTCGTCGCTACTCGACGGCGGCGGTGGGGTGGACGGCGTAATCCAACGGCGCGGGGGACCGGCCATCCTCGAGGAGTGCCGGACCCTACGGACCACGACGTTGCCGAATGGGCTCGCCGAGGGAGCGGCCGTTGCGACGACGGCGGGAGAACTGCCCGCGAAGTGGGTGATTCACACCGTTGGGCCCCGGTACTCCCGGCAGGAGGACCGCAGCGAGGTGCTGCAGTCGTGCTACCGGCGTAGCCTCGCCGTCGCCGATAAACTCGGCGCCGAGACGGTCGCGTTCCCGCTCATCTCGTCGGGTACGTTCCGGTGGCCGAAGGGTGATGCCGTGACGCAGGCCGTTGCCGCCGTCCGAGCCGCTCGGACGAATGTCCGCGTCGTGAAGTTCGTCGCGTACGACCGTGAGGTCGCCGACCTCTTGCATCGCGCGGTCGGCCGGTTCAGCGTTCGCAACCCCAACGTCGGCAACCGGGCGCCCGACAGCCCTCTCCGCAATAGAGACGATGTGCCGTCGAGTACACCGACGTACGCCGGCAGCCGAGACGATGCGGAGGATGAGAACGAACAGGATTTTCCGCCGGCCCTGTCGACACTGGTCCACCTCGACTCGGAGGGGTACGGATCGCTCACTGCGCATGAGGTTGCGTCGGTGTGCGGCCACGACCGCGACGCGGTCCTCGACTACCTGCAGATCACGAAGGAACAGGAGATCGTCTGGCTCGAGTCCGCGGAAACAGCTCGCGGCAAGGGTGATTCGGAGGAAGCCGACGTGTGTGAAATCGAGGCGCGGGCCTGGGCACAGACGTATGAGTCACTGCGGTCGGCATTGTGGCTGATCGTGCTACCGGACGTAACGCGTGAGGCGCCGGTCGCGGCCAAGCACTCACCGACGTCTCGGCTCTTGCCGAGGATGCGCCCCGAGTAG
- a CDS encoding phosphatase domain-containing protein — translation MTQSPARTVVFDMDGTLVDTRSIVHHLFEEPRNYDDFYTFGEFCPPNKSVLAMAEGLHERGYEVVIVTGRDGAWVGQTERWLAKHFPQHAGLYMRRKGDRRPGHVVKEEILIELLEACKEILFAADDDPSILEMWERNGINTIHVTR, via the coding sequence ATGACACAGAGCCCTGCGCGGACCGTGGTCTTCGACATGGACGGCACGCTGGTCGATACCCGCTCGATCGTGCATCACCTGTTCGAGGAGCCCCGCAACTACGACGACTTCTACACGTTCGGCGAGTTCTGCCCGCCAAACAAGTCCGTCCTCGCGATGGCAGAGGGGTTGCATGAGCGCGGATACGAGGTCGTCATCGTCACCGGTAGGGACGGGGCGTGGGTCGGTCAGACCGAACGCTGGCTCGCCAAGCACTTCCCCCAGCACGCCGGACTGTACATGCGCCGGAAAGGTGATCGGCGTCCGGGGCATGTCGTAAAGGAGGAGATCCTGATCGAACTGCTCGAGGCCTGCAAAGAGATTCTTTTCGCCGCCGATGACGATCCGAGCATCCTCGAGATGTGGGAGCGCAACGGCATCAACACGATCCACGTAACCCGATAG
- a CDS encoding WXG100 family type VII secretion target: MSPTVPEVIRWTPESLRATAESIDRIAVDLDERFAGLMIEQDALAETWSGAAANAAAMRVVQEKSLGSAVAGALADVAEQYRGAAGIVDGARSHLVSVVSDARGRGFNVEDDGWVDPAGLIAWLVLAPEHTRDAARLRIEKEAAELTLVVVDALRQARDAAVDAANRIQGAIDALQQAGQAAVPGNVVDHGDGGFTMVPDWPSTIAASTIGVMTDKTGKALESAAKASAAAYTDDVARNIGRGLGPLGAVVGTVPAIVNDIKGGMDPTKAIVSESAGSAVGLGVGMGLSSVASYAVAGSALGSVVPGAGTAAGLVVGAAFGALATWGVSKGIQAAWD, translated from the coding sequence GTGAGCCCGACCGTTCCCGAGGTGATCCGGTGGACGCCCGAATCGCTGCGAGCGACCGCCGAGAGCATCGATCGGATCGCCGTCGACCTCGACGAACGATTCGCGGGCCTGATGATCGAGCAGGATGCGCTCGCCGAAACGTGGAGCGGCGCCGCGGCCAACGCCGCGGCCATGCGCGTGGTTCAGGAAAAATCGTTGGGCAGCGCAGTGGCAGGTGCCCTGGCGGATGTCGCCGAACAGTATCGGGGTGCGGCCGGAATCGTCGACGGTGCGCGGTCGCATCTGGTGTCCGTCGTTTCCGACGCGCGCGGACGCGGGTTCAACGTTGAGGACGACGGTTGGGTCGACCCGGCTGGGCTCATTGCCTGGCTGGTCCTAGCCCCGGAGCACACCCGCGACGCCGCCCGGTTGCGGATCGAGAAGGAAGCCGCCGAGCTCACCCTCGTCGTTGTGGATGCACTCCGACAGGCGCGCGACGCCGCCGTCGACGCCGCCAACCGCATCCAGGGCGCAATCGACGCACTGCAGCAGGCGGGGCAGGCCGCGGTGCCTGGCAATGTCGTCGACCACGGTGACGGAGGGTTCACCATGGTGCCCGACTGGCCGTCGACCATCGCCGCATCCACGATCGGGGTGATGACCGACAAGACCGGCAAGGCTCTAGAAAGTGCCGCAAAAGCTTCCGCGGCCGCCTATACCGACGATGTGGCACGGAACATCGGGCGGGGCCTCGGCCCGCTCGGTGCCGTCGTCGGTACCGTGCCCGCCATCGTGAACGACATCAAAGGTGGCATGGATCCGACCAAGGCCATCGTGTCCGAAAGCGCGGGATCGGCGGTTGGGTTAGGTGTAGGCATGGGGCTCAGCTCAGTCGCCAGCTATGCGGTGGCAGGATCCGCCCTCGGATCGGTAGTTCCAGGCGCAGGCACGGCCGCAGGTCTGGTTGTCGGTGCCGCCTTTGGGGCTCTCGCTACGTGGGGTGTGTCAAAGGGGATTCAAGCGGCGTGGGATTAG
- a CDS encoding LpqN/LpqT family lipoprotein, with protein MPERPIGSDTMTVKEYLDAQQVTCTPSQPDAAAPVSVTIPQLPGWELAPPEAVPGAYTVLANPTNTSENWCPNAVLLHGELSAPVDAEQLLTCAFTDSRRLPDWRENESNRVPYQGHPSAFVRGVYIAEQWTVSATTRYVVVTHGSRQFMTQLTVTTLLDQADDLEVDVTVINVGLTITTS; from the coding sequence ATGCCTGAACGCCCCATCGGGTCGGACACGATGACCGTGAAGGAGTACCTCGACGCCCAACAGGTGACGTGCACGCCGAGCCAACCGGACGCCGCTGCCCCTGTGTCCGTGACGATTCCGCAACTGCCCGGTTGGGAACTCGCCCCACCCGAAGCAGTGCCTGGCGCCTACACGGTCCTCGCCAATCCCACGAACACCTCCGAGAATTGGTGCCCCAATGCCGTGCTCCTGCACGGTGAACTCTCCGCGCCTGTTGATGCCGAGCAACTGTTGACCTGTGCCTTCACCGACTCCCGGCGCCTTCCGGACTGGCGCGAAAACGAGTCGAATCGCGTTCCGTATCAGGGCCACCCATCGGCGTTTGTCCGGGGCGTCTACATCGCCGAACAATGGACTGTGTCCGCCACCACCCGGTACGTAGTAGTCACCCATGGCTCGCGGCAATTCATGACACAGCTGACGGTGACCACCCTGCTCGACCAGGCCGACGACCTCGAGGTCGACGTCACCGTCATCAACGTGGGACTGACCATCACCACCAGTTAA